A single window of Candidatus Methylomirabilota bacterium DNA harbors:
- a CDS encoding M48 family metallopeptidase — MSEIEQNEGEARSYHRWQFRLGALGMFLTAGYLVALLVTGAAAHLRDLLAALTLHWWQVVPSAVLILGAGHQLLTLPVSWLGGFWLPRRYGLSHQRLVSWLRDRAKGGLIGVALATAGSLVVYGLLRSTPWWWLWAAAAFFAGYALLAFVTPVWLVPLFYRLTPLADGDLRSRLLRLAERARVPAVGVWIADQSRRSRTANAAVTGLGRTRRILLFDTLVSRFEPEEVEAVLAHELGHHVADDLWRGLAVQGAVTLAAFWVADRALAAGAGALGLSGPADIAGLPLLGLVTMAVGLIALPVINGWSRRVETRADDFALRLTQNAAAFIAAMERLADLNLAERDPHFLKELLLYSHPSVGRRIARARNRAWSEG, encoded by the coding sequence ATGAGTGAAATCGAGCAGAACGAAGGCGAGGCCCGCTCCTATCATCGGTGGCAGTTCAGGCTGGGCGCGCTCGGCATGTTCCTCACGGCGGGCTATCTCGTCGCGCTCCTCGTCACGGGAGCGGCCGCGCATCTCCGGGATCTGCTCGCCGCACTGACGCTCCACTGGTGGCAGGTCGTGCCGTCGGCCGTGCTGATCCTGGGGGCGGGTCATCAGCTCCTGACGCTCCCGGTCTCCTGGCTCGGCGGATTCTGGCTGCCGCGGCGCTATGGGCTGAGCCACCAACGGCTCGTCTCATGGCTGCGGGACAGGGCCAAGGGCGGTCTCATCGGAGTCGCGCTTGCGACGGCAGGGTCCCTCGTCGTGTACGGACTGCTCCGCTCGACGCCGTGGTGGTGGCTGTGGGCGGCAGCCGCCTTCTTCGCCGGCTACGCGCTACTGGCCTTCGTGACACCCGTCTGGCTCGTGCCCCTCTTCTACCGGCTGACACCGCTTGCCGACGGTGATCTCCGGTCGCGGCTCCTCCGGCTTGCCGAGCGCGCCCGCGTACCCGCCGTCGGCGTGTGGATCGCGGACCAGTCCCGCCGGAGCCGCACCGCCAATGCCGCCGTGACAGGTCTCGGCAGAACACGGCGCATCCTTCTCTTCGACACGCTCGTGAGCCGCTTCGAGCCGGAGGAGGTCGAGGCGGTGCTCGCCCACGAGCTCGGCCACCACGTCGCGGACGATCTCTGGCGTGGGCTTGCCGTTCAGGGCGCGGTCACGCTTGCGGCGTTCTGGGTCGCCGATCGCGCGCTCGCCGCGGGCGCGGGAGCGCTCGGGCTCTCGGGGCCGGCCGACATCGCGGGGCTCCCGCTCCTCGGCCTCGTGACGATGGCTGTCGGTCTGATCGCGCTCCCTGTCATCAACGGCTGGTCCCGGCGGGTCGAGACGCGGGCCGACGACTTCGCTCTCAGGCTGACTCAAAACGCCGCCGCATTCATCGCGGCCATGGAGCGGCTGGCCGACCTCAATCTTGCGGAGCGCGACCCACATTTTTTGAAGGAGCTGCTCTTGTATTCTCACCCTTCTGTGGGCCGACGGATAGCCCGCGCCAGAAATCGAGCGTGGTCAGAAGGCTGA
- a CDS encoding MoxR family ATPase, producing MFQSPEDVQQHFKNARYIANRRICTVIFLAERMGRPVLVEGPAGVGKTELAKTLAEITNRRLIRLQCYEGLDEGKALYEWKYAKQLLYTQLLRERIGELIADAPSLPDAVARISGQDDAFFSHRFLAPRPLLQAIESPDPVVLLVDEIDKAEPEFEAFLLEVLSDFQVSVPELGTIKATNIPLVVLTSNNARELSDGLKRRCLHLFIDFPPPDEELAIIRLKVPEISERLAQTVVTTVQRIRGLDLRKAPSVSESLDWARSLIILNADSLDRDLVESTLTMLVKHEKDLERVKGALDKVLSDID from the coding sequence ATGTTCCAGTCTCCGGAGGATGTCCAGCAGCACTTCAAGAACGCTCGCTACATCGCCAACCGCCGAATCTGCACCGTGATCTTTCTGGCGGAGCGCATGGGACGGCCGGTGCTCGTCGAAGGCCCAGCGGGCGTCGGCAAGACGGAGCTGGCCAAGACCCTGGCCGAGATCACCAACCGGCGGCTGATCCGCCTGCAGTGCTACGAGGGGCTCGACGAGGGCAAGGCGCTGTACGAGTGGAAGTACGCCAAGCAGCTCCTCTACACCCAGCTGCTGCGCGAGCGCATCGGCGAGCTGATCGCCGACGCGCCGTCGCTGCCGGATGCCGTCGCCAGGATCTCGGGCCAGGACGATGCCTTCTTCTCTCACCGCTTCCTCGCGCCGCGGCCGCTGCTTCAGGCCATCGAGTCCCCCGACCCCGTCGTCCTGCTGGTCGACGAGATCGACAAGGCCGAGCCGGAATTCGAGGCGTTCTTGCTTGAAGTCCTTTCGGACTTCCAGGTGTCGGTGCCGGAGCTCGGCACCATCAAGGCGACGAACATCCCGCTGGTGGTGCTGACTTCGAACAACGCGCGCGAGCTTTCCGACGGGCTCAAGCGTCGGTGCCTGCACCTCTTCATCGACTTCCCGCCGCCGGACGAGGAGCTGGCCATCATCCGCCTGAAGGTGCCGGAGATCTCCGAGCGGCTGGCCCAGACCGTCGTGACAACCGTGCAGCGCATCCGCGGGCTCGACCTGCGCAAGGCGCCCTCCGTGTCGGAGAGCCTCGACTGGGCGCGTTCGCTCATCATTCTGAATGCCGACAGCCTGGACCGCGACCTGGTCGAATCCACGCTGACGATGCTGGTCAAGCACGAAAAGGACCTCGAGCGGGTCAAGGGCGCGCTCGACAAAGTGCTGAGCGACATCGACTAG
- a CDS encoding ATP-binding protein → MRNHEPTSLIRHLQVLRAVSEAVSRSLDLNEVVQRSLAALTHVTGHEIASLHLISADGNNMLLRGDRGLSDKLRRVNLELPLGEGLIGRVALSGTARRVDDASLEEDLLPAARAAVSSDGIRGFVCVPIRARHRILGTLSLGRQTEDRFTDEEVALLECVADQIGLAIDNARLYGEINHQLDDLRRAQVEVVRAERLAAVNGLAAGVAHEINNPLTIIMAQLHLLAQGELDPQIEEGMGVIDAAAKRAASIVRDLILFAEHRPPRRSRCQVREQVREVVAFEEARLEAEGITVRVHLEPVPDIWADHNHLQEVLLHVLQNAQHAVREAHTGGVLSISVKPTATGVRIEVKDDGPGIPPEHLPRIFNPFFTTKQPGDGRGLGLSVAHSIITEHGGRIWAENIPEGGAVFTIDLPIGEPEPAREPLRFESRRL, encoded by the coding sequence ATGCGCAACCACGAGCCCACGTCCCTGATCCGGCATCTCCAGGTCCTCCGCGCGGTCTCCGAAGCCGTGAGCCGGTCCCTCGACCTCAACGAGGTCGTGCAGCGCTCACTGGCGGCCCTCACCCATGTGACGGGACACGAGATCGCGAGCCTTCATCTGATCTCCGCCGACGGGAACAACATGCTTCTCCGTGGAGACCGTGGGCTCAGCGATAAGCTGCGCCGGGTCAACCTCGAGCTGCCCTTGGGCGAAGGTTTGATCGGCCGGGTGGCGCTGTCGGGGACCGCGCGGCGGGTGGACGACGCAAGCCTGGAAGAAGACCTGCTGCCGGCCGCCCGCGCGGCGGTTAGCTCCGACGGTATCCGCGGCTTCGTCTGCGTGCCGATCCGGGCCCGCCACCGCATCCTGGGCACCCTCTCGCTGGGCCGCCAGACGGAGGACCGCTTCACCGACGAAGAAGTCGCGCTGCTCGAGTGCGTCGCCGACCAGATCGGTCTCGCGATCGACAACGCGCGGCTCTACGGCGAGATCAACCACCAGCTGGACGACCTCCGCCGCGCCCAGGTCGAGGTGGTCAGGGCGGAGCGGCTGGCCGCCGTGAACGGCTTGGCGGCTGGCGTGGCGCACGAGATCAACAACCCGCTGACCATCATCATGGCCCAGCTGCACCTGCTGGCCCAGGGCGAGCTGGACCCGCAGATCGAGGAGGGGATGGGAGTCATCGACGCCGCCGCCAAACGCGCCGCCTCCATCGTGCGCGACTTGATCCTCTTCGCCGAGCACCGCCCGCCGCGGCGCTCGCGCTGCCAGGTGAGGGAGCAGGTCCGGGAGGTGGTGGCCTTCGAGGAGGCGCGGCTCGAGGCCGAAGGCATCACGGTGCGCGTGCACCTCGAGCCGGTGCCCGACATCTGGGCCGACCACAACCACCTTCAAGAGGTGCTGCTGCACGTGCTTCAGAACGCCCAGCATGCCGTGCGCGAGGCGCACACCGGCGGGGTCCTCTCGATCAGCGTCAAGCCGACGGCGACGGGCGTGCGCATCGAGGTAAAGGACGACGGACCCGGCATCCCGCCGGAGCACCTGCCCCGCATCTTCAACCCGTTCTTCACCACCAAGCAGCCGGGCGACGGGCGCGGCCTCGGCCTCTCCGTGGCGCACAGCATCATCACCGAGCACGGCGGCCGCATCTGGGCCGAGAACATCCCGGAGGGCGGCGCGGTCTTCACCATTGATCTGCCGATCGGCGAGCCCGAGCCGGCCCGCGAGCCCCTCCGCTTCGAATCCCGCCGCCTGTAG